In Bacillota bacterium, one genomic interval encodes:
- a CDS encoding M23 family metallopeptidase — translation MLVVKPGAGAVSNGKPVLFDAPPEARGGHVWGELAPVLRALGHAVSWSPLSGRLIAVPCRPVSPLEGELVVTSPYGPRIYNGRLFHSGVDLKASMGTDVYSVADGQVSWVGYDPKGFGRYVLVNHGEFTSIYAHLSRTDVVKGLAAGAGQRLGLSGGVGPDRGDSDGPHLHWGIYVGPMILPSGKFDPAATVDPMQFLERG, via the coding sequence ATGCTCGTCGTCAAGCCCGGGGCCGGCGCCGTCTCAAACGGCAAGCCGGTCCTTTTCGATGCCCCGCCCGAGGCCCGCGGCGGCCACGTCTGGGGCGAACTCGCGCCGGTCCTCCGGGCCCTGGGTCACGCCGTCAGCTGGTCGCCGCTCTCCGGCCGCCTGATCGCCGTCCCCTGTCGGCCGGTATCGCCCCTCGAAGGCGAGCTGGTCGTCACTTCGCCCTACGGCCCCCGGATCTACAACGGCCGCTTGTTCCACTCCGGCGTCGACCTCAAGGCCTCGATGGGCACCGACGTCTACTCCGTCGCCGACGGCCAGGTATCGTGGGTCGGGTACGACCCCAAAGGCTTTGGTCGGTATGTCCTCGTCAACCATGGCGAGTTTACCAGCATTTACGCGCATTTGAGCCGCACGGACGTCGTCAAGGGCCTGGCTGCTGGCGCTGGCCAGAGGCTCGGTTTATCCGGCGGCGTCGGCCCTGATCGTGGTGACTCAGACGGTCCGCATCTCCACTGGGGCATCTATGTCGGCCCGATGATCCTGCCGAGTGGCAAATTCGACCCGGCGGCCACCGTGGATCCGATGCAGTTCCTCGAAAGGGGCTGA
- a CDS encoding C1 family peptidase gives MAQRKYGLILSPIDHRDHHILSYIKTLDVIPEEWQLQDPPRPPTLDQDGISACLAHVLTSQCEWHNWKDTGTHRRMAPGYSYARRDDGTYMGEGMDYRDGYKCLQKRGIPPFEVFPWLGEMPGFRESYMNQLLAADEAAFPQRILRYARVYSPAEAKSALIQLGPVGLAIAVYPCFEAGGKLIPAPKPTDQIKGYHAIMLIGWTREGWLIQNSWGEDWGDRGTAVLSYAYPIQEMWAVTDFEATEPEPAREIIMGIDDRVMVVDGQAVELDSAPFVLRDLADRVIKAHEAGMLHYVDDPDGQILDLGDWQYRADRTYPPLRKPLEAIGYSVVVDLESRKIFIRR, from the coding sequence TTGGCACAGCGCAAGTATGGCCTGATCCTCAGCCCGATCGACCATCGGGACCACCACATCCTCAGCTACATCAAGACGCTGGACGTCATTCCCGAGGAGTGGCAGCTCCAGGACCCGCCCCGGCCGCCCACGCTCGATCAGGACGGGATCAGCGCCTGCCTCGCCCACGTCCTGACTTCCCAGTGCGAGTGGCACAACTGGAAGGACACCGGGACTCACAGGCGGATGGCCCCGGGTTACTCCTATGCCCGGCGCGACGACGGGACCTACATGGGCGAAGGGATGGACTACCGCGACGGCTACAAGTGCCTGCAGAAGCGCGGCATCCCACCCTTCGAAGTGTTTCCCTGGCTGGGCGAGATGCCCGGGTTCCGCGAGAGCTATATGAACCAACTGCTGGCCGCCGACGAGGCGGCTTTTCCGCAGCGCATTCTCCGATACGCCCGAGTCTACTCCCCGGCGGAGGCCAAGAGCGCCCTCATCCAGCTCGGTCCCGTTGGCCTGGCTATCGCCGTCTATCCATGTTTTGAGGCTGGGGGCAAGCTCATCCCGGCGCCGAAGCCCACCGACCAGATCAAGGGCTACCACGCCATCATGCTCATCGGCTGGACCCGCGAGGGTTGGCTGATTCAGAACAGCTGGGGAGAGGACTGGGGAGACAGGGGGACCGCGGTCCTCTCCTATGCCTACCCGATCCAGGAGATGTGGGCGGTCACCGACTTCGAAGCCACCGAACCCGAGCCCGCCCGCGAAATCATCATGGGCATCGACGACCGGGTCATGGTGGTTGACGGCCAGGCGGTGGAGCTGGACAGCGCCCCGTTCGTGCTCCGCGACCTGGCCGACCGAGTCATCAAGGCCCACGAGGCCGGAATGCTCCACTACGTCGACGACCCCGATGGTCAGATCCTCGACCTCGGCGACTGGCAGTACCGGGCCGATCGGACCTACCCGCCGCTCAGAAAGCCCCTCGAGGCGATCGGCTACAGCGTGGTTGTGGACTTGGAGTCAAGGAAGATCTTCATCCGGAGGTGA